In one window of Duganella dendranthematis DNA:
- a CDS encoding acylase yields MMTRARVALICAASVCVAAAGEAVSAPVVAKTASVAEPVRLKAAAQRVTILRDKWGIPHVYGKTDADAVFGMVYAQAEDDFPRVELNFINAMGRLAEVEGEAELYKDLRMKLFINPDELKRQYAAAPVWLQKLMNAWADGLNYYLQTHADVKPALFTHFEPWMALSFSEGSIGGDIETIDIKQLQALYADGAKVPLMPPVLMSSSDGIDLDKEPGGSNGFAIAPALTRNKHALLMINPHTSFYFRPEVAVHSEEGLNAYGAVTWGQFFVYQGFNDRVGWMHTSGGGDVIDEYLETITEKDGQFFYQYGNEQRPLKAVDIALPYKTKDGMASKTVRVYYSHHGPIVRAKDGKWVAVRLMNEPLKALTQSFSRTKARNYKAFYKSMELRTNSSNNTVYADADGNIAYFHGNFIPRRDPQFDWKHPVDGSNPATEWQGLHEVKETTTLFNPKNGWIQNTNNWPYTAAGAYSPKVKDYPAYMSMNPENPRGIHAVRVLENKKGFTIDSLIAAAYDTQLPAFEPLLPQLFAAYDELPADDARKAALAPQIKALRGWDMRYSLESTATSLAVFWAQDLWTTYQPAAKAKEVQVLDYIQAAITPQQRLEALERATAKLTKDFGNWQTPWGEINRFQRLTGDILQPFDDSKPSLPVPFASANWGSLAAYGTTSKQKTRRIYGERGNSFVAAVEFGPRVKARSILAGGQSGDPASPHFNDQAAMYARGEFKDVLFYKADVEKNLERRYHPGE; encoded by the coding sequence ATGATGACGCGCGCTCGGGTAGCTTTGATCTGTGCCGCGTCGGTGTGCGTTGCCGCCGCCGGCGAGGCGGTTTCGGCGCCTGTCGTTGCAAAAACAGCCTCGGTAGCGGAGCCGGTGCGGCTGAAGGCCGCCGCCCAGCGCGTGACCATCTTGCGCGACAAGTGGGGCATCCCGCACGTCTATGGCAAAACCGATGCCGATGCGGTCTTCGGCATGGTCTACGCGCAGGCGGAGGATGACTTCCCGCGCGTGGAGCTGAACTTCATCAACGCCATGGGTCGATTGGCGGAAGTGGAGGGCGAGGCCGAGCTGTATAAAGACCTGCGCATGAAGCTCTTCATCAATCCCGATGAGCTGAAGCGCCAGTATGCGGCCGCGCCGGTGTGGCTGCAAAAGCTGATGAACGCTTGGGCCGATGGTCTGAACTACTATCTGCAAACGCACGCGGATGTGAAGCCGGCGCTGTTCACGCACTTTGAGCCGTGGATGGCGCTCAGCTTCAGCGAAGGCAGCATCGGCGGCGATATCGAGACCATCGACATCAAGCAGCTGCAAGCGCTGTACGCGGACGGCGCCAAAGTGCCGCTGATGCCGCCGGTGCTGATGTCGTCCAGCGACGGCATCGACCTGGATAAAGAGCCGGGCGGCTCGAACGGCTTTGCCATCGCTCCCGCGCTGACCAGAAACAAGCACGCGCTGTTGATGATCAACCCGCACACCTCGTTCTACTTCCGTCCCGAAGTGGCGGTGCACAGCGAAGAAGGCCTGAACGCGTATGGCGCGGTGACCTGGGGCCAGTTCTTCGTCTACCAGGGCTTTAACGACCGTGTCGGCTGGATGCATACCTCCGGCGGCGGTGACGTGATCGACGAGTACCTCGAAACCATCACCGAGAAAGACGGCCAGTTCTTCTACCAGTACGGCAACGAGCAGCGGCCGCTGAAGGCGGTCGACATCGCGCTGCCGTACAAGACCAAGGACGGCATGGCCAGCAAGACGGTGCGTGTCTACTATAGCCACCACGGCCCGATCGTTCGCGCCAAGGATGGCAAATGGGTGGCGGTGCGCCTGATGAATGAGCCGTTGAAGGCGCTGACGCAGTCCTTCAGCCGTACCAAGGCGCGCAATTACAAGGCTTTCTACAAGTCGATGGAGTTGCGCACCAATTCGTCGAACAACACCGTGTATGCGGATGCCGACGGCAATATCGCTTACTTCCACGGGAATTTTATCCCACGCCGTGATCCGCAATTCGACTGGAAGCATCCGGTCGATGGCAGCAATCCGGCCACCGAGTGGCAAGGCTTGCACGAAGTGAAGGAAACCACCACGCTGTTCAATCCAAAGAACGGCTGGATTCAGAACACCAATAACTGGCCGTACACGGCGGCCGGCGCCTACAGCCCGAAGGTCAAGGACTATCCGGCGTATATGTCGATGAATCCTGAGAACCCGCGCGGCATCCACGCCGTGCGCGTGCTGGAAAATAAAAAGGGCTTCACCATCGACAGCCTGATCGCCGCGGCCTACGACACCCAGCTGCCGGCGTTTGAGCCGCTGCTGCCGCAGCTGTTCGCCGCCTACGACGAACTGCCGGCCGACGATGCGCGCAAGGCGGCGCTGGCGCCGCAGATCAAGGCGCTGCGCGGCTGGGACATGCGTTACTCGCTGGAGTCGACCGCCACCTCGCTGGCGGTGTTCTGGGCGCAGGATTTGTGGACCACGTACCAGCCGGCCGCCAAGGCCAAGGAAGTGCAGGTGTTGGATTACATCCAGGCCGCCATCACGCCGCAGCAGCGGCTGGAGGCGCTGGAACGCGCCACCGCCAAACTGACCAAGGACTTCGGCAACTGGCAGACGCCGTGGGGCGAGATCAATCGTTTCCAGCGCTTAACCGGCGATATCTTGCAGCCGTTTGACGACAGCAAACCGAGTTTACCGGTACCATTCGCCTCGGCCAACTGGGGATCGCTGGCGGCCTACGGGACCACGTCCAAGCAGAAAACCAGGCGGATTTACGGCGAGCGTGGCAACAGCTTTGTGGCGGCGGTGGAGTTTGGGCCGCGCGTCAAGGCGCGCAGCATTCTGGCGGGCGGGCAGAGTGGCGATCCTGCGTCGCCGCACTTCAACGATCAGGCGGCGATGTACGCGCGCGGCGAATTCAAGGATGTGCTGTTCTACAAGGCGGACGTGGAGAAAAACCTCGAACGCCGCTACCATCCCGGCGAATAA
- a CDS encoding HNH endonuclease: protein MTYLIFIIIALLALGFAYSILVADAKPVVGSDYYKVSKDGRVLLAAGPKVSAIKPTLYPEGLKVKLRGGKREGEFYVHDLVAEVFLPNPNKLPAVRHRDGNVRNNKVENLQWARLEDIEHPEPVVYPRP, encoded by the coding sequence ATGACTTATCTCATCTTCATCATCATCGCCTTGCTGGCCCTGGGTTTCGCCTATTCGATCCTGGTGGCGGACGCCAAACCGGTGGTCGGCAGCGACTACTACAAGGTTTCGAAGGACGGCCGCGTGCTGCTGGCCGCCGGTCCCAAGGTCAGCGCCATCAAGCCGACCCTGTATCCGGAAGGCTTGAAGGTCAAGCTGCGCGGCGGTAAGCGCGAGGGCGAATTCTACGTGCACGACCTGGTGGCGGAAGTGTTCCTGCCCAATCCGAACAAGCTGCCGGCGGTGCGCCATCGGGATGGCAACGTCCGCAACAACAAGGTCGAGAACCTGCAATGGGCCCGGCTCGAAGACATCGAACACCCCGAGCCGGTGGTCTACCCTCGGCCGTAA
- a CDS encoding trans-sulfuration enzyme family protein, with translation MSDKPSNHKAALATRVIHAGQSPDPSTGAIMPPIYATSTFVQESPGVHKGLDYGRSHNPTRWALERCVADLESGAQGFAFASGLAAISTVLELADAGSHIIAGDDMYGGTYRLFERVRRRSAGHQFTYVDLTNPENLLAAIKPETKMVWVETPTNPMLKLADLQAIAKICRERGIIAIADNTFASPIVQRPLEHGFDIVVHSTTKYLNGHSDIIGGIAVVGGEERQKEWREQLAFLQNSVGAIAGPFDSFLALRGVKTLAIRMERHCASALELARWLEQQPEVRKVFYPGLESHPQHELAKRQMQGFGGIISIDLNTDLPGARRFLESCEVFALAESLGGVESLIEHPALMTHASIPAPQRAALGIGDGLIRLSVGIEDLEDLRADIRRSLDAI, from the coding sequence TTGAGCGACAAACCGAGCAACCACAAAGCCGCCCTGGCCACCCGCGTGATCCACGCCGGCCAATCGCCCGACCCATCGACCGGCGCCATCATGCCGCCGATTTACGCCACCTCCACCTTTGTGCAGGAAAGCCCTGGCGTGCACAAGGGCCTGGACTACGGCCGCTCGCACAATCCCACCCGCTGGGCGCTGGAACGCTGCGTGGCCGACCTGGAAAGCGGCGCGCAAGGTTTCGCCTTCGCCTCCGGCCTGGCGGCGATATCGACGGTGCTGGAGCTGGCCGATGCCGGCTCCCACATCATCGCTGGCGACGATATGTATGGCGGCACCTACCGCCTGTTCGAGCGCGTGCGCCGCCGCAGCGCCGGTCACCAGTTCACCTACGTCGACCTGACCAATCCCGAGAACCTGCTGGCCGCCATCAAGCCCGAGACCAAAATGGTATGGGTAGAAACGCCGACTAACCCGATGCTCAAGCTGGCCGATTTGCAGGCCATCGCCAAGATCTGCCGCGAGCGCGGCATCATCGCCATCGCCGACAACACCTTCGCCAGCCCGATCGTCCAACGTCCGCTGGAACATGGCTTTGACATCGTGGTGCATTCGACCACCAAGTATTTGAACGGCCACTCCGACATCATCGGCGGCATCGCCGTAGTGGGCGGCGAGGAACGCCAGAAGGAATGGCGCGAGCAGCTGGCCTTCCTGCAAAACTCGGTCGGCGCGATTGCCGGCCCGTTCGACAGCTTCCTGGCGCTGCGCGGCGTGAAGACGCTGGCGATCCGCATGGAGCGCCACTGCGCCAGCGCACTGGAACTGGCGCGCTGGCTCGAGCAGCAGCCGGAGGTGCGCAAGGTGTTCTATCCGGGACTGGAGTCGCATCCGCAGCACGAACTGGCCAAGCGCCAGATGCAGGGCTTCGGCGGCATTATCTCGATCGACCTGAACACCGACCTGCCGGGCGCGCGCCGTTTCCTGGAAAGCTGCGAAGTATTTGCGCTGGCCGAAAGCCTGGGCGGCGTCGAAAGCCTGATCGAACATCCGGCGCTGATGACGCATGCGTCCATCCCGGCGCCGCAGCGGGCGGCACTGGGCATCGGCGATGGTTTGATCCGCCTGTCGGTGGGAATTGAAGATTTAGAGGATTTAAGGGCCGATATTCGTCGTTCGCTCGACGCTATTTAA
- a CDS encoding pyridoxal-phosphate dependent enzyme has product MRQPALFNLIGKTPLAEVTRLDTGPCQLFLKLESQNPGGSIKDRIGLAMIEAAEAQGLLKPGGTIIEATAGNTGLGLALVGRLKGYRVLLVVPDKMSTEKVLHLKALGAEVRTTRSDVGKGHPEYYQDYAARLAAETPGAWFSDQFNNPANPLAHETTTGPEIWEQMGHDIDAIVVGVGSSGTLTGLTRYFRQVAPHVEFILADPAGSILAEYIATGHVSETSGSWAVEGIGEDFIPAIADMTGVTKAYTIADVESFATARALLKEEGIPGGSSTGTLLAAALRYCREQTTPKRVVTFVCDTGTRYLSKVYNDGWMRDQGLLERQRFNDLRDLIGRRFDAGEVISVTPQDTLMIAFNRMRAADVAQLPVLENGQLAGIIDESDVLLTVGAEPERFNNPVGATMTKRLEILKPSADMQALRATLDRGLTAVVADGDTFYGLITRYDLLNHLRRTLS; this is encoded by the coding sequence ATGCGCCAACCTGCACTGTTCAACCTGATTGGCAAGACGCCGCTCGCCGAGGTGACCCGCCTCGATACCGGCCCTTGCCAGTTGTTCCTTAAACTGGAATCGCAAAACCCCGGCGGTTCGATCAAGGACCGTATCGGTCTGGCCATGATCGAAGCGGCCGAAGCCCAGGGTCTGCTCAAGCCCGGCGGCACGATTATCGAAGCCACCGCCGGCAATACCGGCCTCGGACTGGCACTGGTCGGACGGCTGAAAGGCTACCGCGTGCTGCTGGTCGTCCCCGACAAGATGTCCACCGAAAAAGTGCTGCACCTGAAGGCGCTTGGCGCCGAGGTGCGCACCACCCGTTCCGACGTCGGCAAAGGTCATCCCGAGTATTACCAGGACTATGCCGCGCGGCTGGCCGCCGAAACCCCGGGCGCCTGGTTCTCGGATCAATTCAACAATCCCGCCAATCCGCTGGCGCACGAAACCACCACCGGCCCGGAAATCTGGGAACAGATGGGCCACGACATCGACGCCATCGTGGTCGGCGTCGGCTCGTCGGGCACGCTGACCGGCTTGACCCGCTACTTCCGCCAGGTCGCGCCGCACGTCGAATTTATCCTCGCCGATCCGGCCGGCTCCATCCTGGCCGAATACATCGCCACCGGCCACGTCTCCGAAACCAGCGGCTCGTGGGCTGTGGAAGGCATCGGCGAAGACTTCATCCCCGCCATCGCCGACATGACCGGCGTGACCAAGGCCTACACCATCGCCGACGTCGAAAGCTTCGCCACCGCGCGCGCCTTGCTGAAGGAAGAAGGCATACCGGGCGGCTCGTCCACCGGCACACTGCTGGCCGCCGCGCTGCGCTACTGCCGCGAACAGACCACTCCCAAGCGCGTGGTGACCTTCGTCTGCGACACCGGCACCCGCTACCTGTCCAAGGTGTACAACGACGGCTGGATGCGCGACCAGGGGCTGCTGGAACGCCAGCGCTTCAACGACTTGCGCGACCTGATCGGCCGCCGCTTCGACGCCGGAGAAGTCATCAGCGTCACGCCGCAAGACACGCTGATGATCGCCTTCAACCGCATGCGCGCCGCCGACGTGGCGCAGCTGCCGGTGCTGGAGAACGGCCAGCTGGCCGGCATCATCGACGAATCCGACGTGCTGCTGACGGTCGGCGCGGAGCCGGAGCGCTTCAACAATCCGGTCGGCGCCACCATGACCAAGCGGCTAGAAATCCTCAAGCCATCGGCCGACATGCAGGCGCTGCGCGCCACGCTGGACCGCGGCCTGACCGCCGTTGTCGCCGATGGCGACACCTTCTACGGCCTGATTACCCGTTACGACTTGCTTAACCATCTGCGAAGGACGCTATCTTGA
- a CDS encoding thymidine kinase, translating to MAKLYFRYSAMNAGKSTAMLQVAHNYEEQGQKVRLFTAAIDSRYGVGKVTSRLGPQRDTEVFDANTDFLLTIDEKIACLLVDEAQFLSKEQVKQLHQLAQVRGIPVITYGLRSDFRGEPFPGSAYLLALADDIEEIKNICSCGKKATMNIRVDENGKRIKEGEQISIGGNESYRQACGRCFYSETH from the coding sequence ATGGCAAAACTCTATTTCCGATACTCCGCGATGAACGCGGGCAAGTCCACCGCCATGTTGCAGGTGGCGCATAACTATGAAGAGCAGGGGCAGAAAGTGCGCCTGTTCACGGCCGCCATCGATAGCCGCTATGGCGTGGGCAAGGTGACGTCGCGTCTGGGCCCCCAGCGCGATACCGAGGTCTTCGACGCTAATACCGATTTTCTTCTAACGATAGACGAAAAAATCGCATGCCTGCTGGTCGATGAGGCGCAGTTTTTGAGCAAGGAGCAGGTCAAGCAGCTGCACCAGTTGGCGCAGGTGCGCGGCATTCCCGTCATCACCTATGGCTTGCGCTCGGACTTCCGCGGCGAGCCATTCCCCGGCTCGGCCTACCTGCTGGCGCTGGCTGACGATATCGAGGAAATCAAGAATATCTGCTCGTGCGGCAAGAAGGCGACCATGAATATCCGTGTCGACGAAAACGGCAAACGCATCAAGGAAGGTGAGCAGATCAGTATTGGCGGCAACGAGAGTTATCGCCAGGCCTGCGGCCGCTGCTTCTACAGCGAAACGCATTAG
- a CDS encoding right-handed parallel beta-helix repeat-containing protein has protein sequence MNTYTALRIAAIFMLALITSPSLAQDCLQIRMPEGSKEIRVPANLALVRYQERDTMTPAGFWLYHGGQNLSLSGRARFCLAQDIVRNFGIAKLLGEPGGSGPLIQLSNSNITLDLRGHTLRSDRAGVAIAGNVGGKIHQTSRRVFTFTNGSIEVDGQGISLTGWQYTGNRHNYRPDPALLATVAEWYGPSFRDFDDTKILLENLTIKSGGLAAYLVGRNNIIRHCHIEVAGHEAVALFGANNQLIDNEIIVKRTLPAPAAEDNLRPELGTYYSEYAAIWIRDAPGLIIRGNKITIEGLFNAEQAILLANGPDVVIEDNEVTGANNLYKALDGQSSARAHNNRKRFGKWPDN, from the coding sequence ATGAATACCTATACCGCGCTGCGCATCGCTGCAATTTTCATGTTGGCATTGATAACTTCGCCAAGTCTGGCGCAAGATTGTTTGCAGATACGAATGCCTGAGGGCAGCAAGGAAATCCGCGTCCCAGCCAACCTTGCGCTTGTGAGATATCAGGAACGAGACACCATGACTCCCGCTGGATTTTGGCTATATCACGGGGGACAAAATTTGTCCCTGAGCGGCCGTGCTCGCTTTTGCTTGGCCCAGGACATTGTCAGAAACTTCGGAATAGCCAAACTGCTCGGCGAACCCGGCGGATCGGGTCCGCTAATTCAACTTTCGAATAGTAACATTACATTAGATTTACGCGGGCATACGCTGCGCTCAGACCGTGCCGGCGTCGCAATTGCGGGCAATGTGGGAGGGAAAATCCATCAAACATCACGCCGCGTATTCACCTTTACGAACGGAAGTATCGAAGTGGATGGCCAAGGCATATCTTTAACTGGATGGCAGTACACAGGAAACAGACACAACTATCGACCTGATCCAGCTCTACTCGCTACGGTAGCAGAGTGGTACGGTCCAAGCTTTCGAGATTTTGACGACACCAAAATTCTCTTGGAAAACCTCACCATCAAAAGCGGTGGGTTGGCCGCCTATCTAGTCGGTCGCAACAACATCATTAGGCATTGTCACATTGAAGTCGCAGGCCATGAAGCGGTTGCGCTGTTCGGCGCGAACAATCAACTCATCGACAACGAAATCATCGTCAAACGGACGCTGCCTGCGCCGGCAGCCGAGGACAACTTGCGACCCGAATTAGGAACCTATTATTCGGAGTATGCCGCCATATGGATCCGTGATGCACCAGGACTCATCATCCGGGGAAACAAAATCACGATCGAGGGTTTGTTCAATGCCGAGCAAGCGATTCTGCTTGCCAATGGCCCCGACGTTGTCATCGAAGACAATGAGGTCACCGGCGCTAACAACCTCTACAAAGCGCTCGACGGGCAATCGTCCGCGCGGGCGCACAACAATCGAAAGCGGTTTGGGAAGTGGCCCGACAATTAA
- a CDS encoding right-handed parallel beta-helix repeat-containing protein yields MFSNEYITILISSLLFASIFSSEAAPHLNMSGDVVCQRVVDTSGDNWTIAIWDSGKFCVGQNLSQDDPIFKLPHQPVPKSPLLLIRHSEVFADLNGHNLKTRVEHREGIRVFAMESSPLRAISIRNGFISSTSGPTIYMVDAFNDKNRNIRFGRNFPIAVFNGYAAIYRPTEFILENLTLQGDSQVIIMQGMNNIIRHCKIIGGNGTVNVFGPNLIFEDNEIILHAKTESEASGEAPVALYLEDAANSVIRNNHITIKGNTSSSQSIVLKNSPNVTLQGNTVSGNDTLYKLLDERSSVIATDNHPNR; encoded by the coding sequence ATGTTTTCGAATGAGTATATAACCATACTAATCTCCTCCTTACTCTTTGCCAGTATTTTTTCTTCCGAGGCTGCGCCTCATTTAAATATGAGTGGCGATGTTGTTTGTCAAAGAGTCGTTGATACCAGCGGAGATAACTGGACAATCGCAATTTGGGACAGTGGCAAGTTTTGCGTCGGCCAAAACTTGAGCCAAGACGACCCTATTTTTAAATTACCACATCAGCCAGTCCCGAAGTCCCCATTGCTATTGATCCGTCATAGCGAGGTTTTTGCAGATCTGAACGGGCATAATCTGAAAACCCGTGTGGAACATAGAGAAGGTATTCGAGTATTTGCCATGGAATCCTCTCCACTAAGGGCGATATCGATTCGAAACGGCTTTATTAGCAGCACTTCGGGACCAACTATTTACATGGTGGATGCCTTTAATGACAAAAACAGAAATATTAGATTTGGACGGAATTTTCCTATTGCAGTGTTTAACGGCTATGCAGCAATCTATCGACCTACCGAGTTTATCTTGGAAAATCTTACTCTACAAGGAGATAGCCAAGTCATTATCATGCAAGGGATGAATAACATCATCCGGCACTGCAAAATCATCGGCGGAAATGGCACAGTCAATGTTTTTGGGCCCAATCTGATTTTTGAGGACAACGAAATTATTTTGCACGCCAAAACCGAATCCGAGGCGAGCGGCGAAGCACCAGTCGCCTTGTACCTCGAAGACGCAGCAAACAGCGTAATACGCAACAATCACATCACGATCAAAGGCAATACCTCCAGCAGCCAATCCATTGTCCTGAAAAATTCACCGAACGTCACCTTGCAAGGCAACACCGTCAGCGGTAACGATACGCTCTACAAGCTTCTAGACGAACGTAGTTCTGTCATCGCGACCGACAATCACCCCAACCGATGA
- a CDS encoding right-handed parallel beta-helix repeat-containing protein has translation MENLTIKSGGLAAYLIGRNNVIRHCRIEVEGHEAVALFGANNQLIDNEIIVRRTLPPPVAQDNSRPRFGTYYLDYAAIWIRDAPGLIIRGNKITIEGLFNAEQAILLANSPDVVIEDNEVTGANNLYKALDGQSSARAHNNRKRFGKWPEN, from the coding sequence TTGGAAAACCTCACCATCAAAAGCGGTGGGTTGGCTGCCTATCTAATCGGTCGCAACAACGTCATTCGTCATTGTCGTATTGAAGTGGAAGGCCATGAAGCGGTGGCGCTGTTCGGCGCAAACAATCAACTCATCGACAACGAAATTATCGTCAGGCGTACACTCCCTCCACCGGTTGCCCAAGACAATTCGCGCCCGAGATTTGGTACCTACTATTTGGATTATGCCGCCATATGGATCCGCGATGCACCAGGACTCATCATCAGGGGCAACAAAATCACGATCGAGGGTTTGTTCAATGCCGAGCAAGCGATTCTGCTTGCCAATAGCCCCGACGTTGTCATCGAAGACAACGAGGTCACCGGCGCTAACAACCTCTACAAAGCGCTCGACGGGCAATCTTCCGCGCGGGCGCACAACAACCGAAAACGATTTGGGAAGTGGCCAGAAAATTGA
- a CDS encoding right-handed parallel beta-helix repeat-containing protein — MRINFRTIKIFIKIFIIHRILTPSFSNAEQLNPKVHNSFCEVAVDLTTDNWSVSIRNSGIFCIGSTLKQTFPLIRLTHQAVPMSPLISIFSSNVTVDLMNRNLSAQTPTGQGVVAEDTSRMPRHTIEIRSGTIRTASQPTIFMVNSWNSNNVRFGSGRFAIAESAGDLTQYKPTEFVLENLTLTAENHVIIMQGMNNIIRHCKIIGGNGTVNVFGPNLIFEDNEIILHARAQAEASDQAPAALYLEDAAGSVVRNNRITIKGNTSGSQAIVLKNSPNVTLQGNTISGTDSLYNLLDEQSSVMATDNHLNR; from the coding sequence ATGCGCATCAACTTTCGTACGATTAAAATTTTTATCAAAATTTTCATAATTCACAGAATACTTACTCCTTCATTTTCAAATGCAGAGCAATTAAATCCCAAAGTACACAATTCATTCTGTGAAGTCGCGGTGGACCTAACAACGGACAATTGGTCTGTTTCAATCCGTAATTCAGGAATTTTTTGTATAGGAAGTACTCTTAAACAAACTTTTCCTTTGATTCGGTTGACACATCAGGCGGTCCCAATGAGCCCGTTGATCAGCATATTTTCGAGTAATGTTACTGTTGATTTAATGAATCGAAATCTTTCCGCACAAACCCCAACTGGGCAAGGGGTGGTGGCGGAAGATACGTCGAGAATGCCTCGGCATACTATTGAAATAAGAAGCGGAACAATCCGTACCGCGAGTCAGCCAACCATATTTATGGTTAATTCTTGGAACAGCAATAACGTACGCTTTGGCAGCGGCCGCTTTGCCATTGCGGAGTCAGCCGGTGATCTTACTCAATACAAACCTACCGAGTTCGTGCTGGAGAACCTCACGCTCACGGCCGAAAATCACGTCATCATCATGCAGGGCATGAACAACATAATCCGGCATTGCAAGATCATTGGCGGTAACGGCACAGTCAATGTTTTCGGTCCCAATCTGATTTTTGAGGATAACGAAATTATTTTGCACGCCAGAGCCCAGGCTGAGGCAAGCGACCAAGCGCCAGCCGCCCTGTATCTCGAAGACGCAGCCGGCAGCGTCGTTCGCAACAACCGCATTACGATCAAAGGCAATACCTCCGGCAGTCAAGCTATTGTCCTGAAAAATTCACCGAACGTCACCTTGCAAGGCAATACTATCAGCGGTACCGATTCCCTCTATAACCTCCTCGACGAACAGAGTTCTGTCATGGCTACCGACAATCACCTCAACCGATGA